In a genomic window of Nodosilinea sp. PGN35:
- a CDS encoding BMP family ABC transporter substrate-binding protein — translation MSDRNRSFRLSRRQVVRGLLASSAFGLTAKLSTGCAQSSGPGGSAATDGSAPEEVVVGFIYVGPKDDFGYNQAHAEGAAAMAANVPGIRLVEEASVPETTAVAEAMRSMIEIDGAKVLFPTSFGYFDPHILALAAEFPDVQFFHAGGLYQEGVHPKNVGSYFGYIDEAQYVAGVVAAHMSPAGKLGFVAAKPIPQLLRNVNSFTLGARSVNPAATTQVIFTGDWSVPVKEAEATNSMADQGIEVITCHVDSPKVVIETAERRGVMTSGYHADQSPLAPEGYLTGAEWDWSSIYTSLGQDFMAGKTLMAGDIPHVLRGGLADNFCKLSAYGAAVSDEAKAAGDAALAGIKSGEIVIYEGPLMSNSGGEILPADQQLKTDNIELEKMDYFVEGVIGSIG, via the coding sequence ATGAGCGATCGCAACCGGTCTTTTCGTCTGTCGCGGCGGCAGGTGGTGCGGGGGCTGTTGGCCTCCTCCGCCTTTGGGCTCACCGCTAAATTGAGCACCGGCTGCGCCCAGTCGTCCGGCCCTGGGGGCAGTGCCGCCACCGATGGATCTGCCCCGGAGGAGGTGGTGGTCGGCTTCATCTACGTCGGGCCAAAGGACGACTTTGGCTACAACCAGGCCCACGCCGAGGGGGCCGCCGCCATGGCCGCCAACGTCCCCGGCATTCGCCTGGTGGAAGAGGCCAGCGTGCCTGAAACCACGGCGGTGGCCGAAGCCATGCGCAGCATGATCGAAATCGACGGGGCCAAGGTGCTGTTTCCCACCTCCTTTGGCTACTTTGATCCCCACATTCTCGCCCTGGCGGCAGAATTTCCCGACGTGCAGTTTTTCCACGCTGGTGGCCTCTACCAGGAGGGCGTGCACCCCAAAAACGTGGGCAGCTACTTCGGCTACATCGATGAAGCCCAGTACGTGGCCGGGGTGGTGGCGGCCCACATGAGCCCGGCGGGGAAGCTGGGCTTTGTGGCGGCCAAACCGATTCCGCAGCTGCTGCGCAACGTCAACAGCTTTACCCTGGGGGCCAGGTCGGTCAACCCGGCAGCCACCACCCAGGTGATCTTTACCGGCGACTGGTCGGTACCGGTCAAAGAGGCCGAAGCCACCAACAGCATGGCCGACCAGGGTATTGAGGTAATCACCTGCCACGTTGACAGCCCCAAGGTGGTGATAGAGACCGCTGAGCGGCGCGGAGTCATGACCTCGGGCTACCATGCCGACCAGAGCCCGTTAGCCCCCGAGGGCTACCTCACCGGGGCCGAGTGGGATTGGTCGAGTATTTACACCTCCCTGGGCCAAGACTTTATGGCGGGCAAAACTTTGATGGCGGGAGATATTCCCCACGTTCTGCGGGGCGGTTTGGCCGATAACTTCTGCAAGCTGTCGGCCTACGGCGCGGCGGTCAGTGACGAAGCCAAGGCCGCTGGCGATGCCGCCCTGGCCGGCATCAAATCTGGCGAAATTGTCATCTACGAGGGGCCGCTGATGAGCAACAGCGGCGGTGAGATTTTGCCCGCTGACCAGCAGCTCAAAACCGACAACATTGAGCTAGAAAAAATGGACTACTTTGTTGAGGGTGTGATTGGGTCGATTGGCTAG
- a CDS encoding nuclear transport factor 2 family protein produces the protein MKDMNSDAEAQIRDCEARLCAAMQASDVAELDALIADDLLFAGPNGDLATKAMDLDLHRTGATRFTELVPQDLEIRVWSDRFVLVFARVSVAGTFLGDAFAGDYRYTRIWRRGEQGWQIAGGSVTLMQ, from the coding sequence ATGAAAGACATGAACTCTGACGCTGAAGCTCAAATCCGTGACTGCGAAGCGAGGCTGTGCGCCGCTATGCAGGCCTCAGACGTGGCCGAACTCGACGCTTTAATTGCTGATGACCTGCTGTTTGCTGGGCCTAATGGGGACTTGGCCACCAAGGCAATGGATTTGGATCTGCACCGCACTGGGGCAACCCGGTTTACAGAGCTGGTGCCCCAGGACCTGGAAATCCGGGTCTGGAGCGATCGATTTGTTCTTGTGTTTGCCAGGGTCTCTGTGGCGGGCACATTCCTGGGGGATGCTTTTGCGGGGGACTATCGCTACACTCGGATTTGGCGGCGCGGTGAGCAGGGCTGGCAGATTGCCGGCGGCAGCGTTACCCTAATGCAGTGA
- a CDS encoding NDP-sugar synthase, with translation MKAMILAAGKGTRVRPITYTIPKPMIPIMQKPVMEFLLELLRQHGFDQIMVNVSHLANEIEGYFRDGQRFGVELAYSFEGRIEENGELVGDAIGSAGGMRKIQDFSPFFDDTFVVLCGDALIDLDLTEAVRRHREKGSIATIITKTVPLKQVPSYGVVVTDPEGRVKSFQEKPSVEEALSTEINTGIYIFEPEVFDYIPSGVSFDIGGDLLPKLVANGAPFYGIPMAFEWVDIGKVPDYWRAIQDVLTGVVNLVDIPGQEIRPGVYVGLNVKANWDKVNIEGPVYIGGMTHIEDGATIVGPSAIGNNCSICSGAIVDKSVIFEYSRIGPGVRLVDKLVFGRYCVDKTGASIDMKAAALDWLITDTRQEFPLVPPVEHRAIAELLEQHI, from the coding sequence TGGCTGCCGGTAAAGGCACCCGTGTGAGGCCCATCACCTACACCATTCCCAAACCCATGATTCCGATCATGCAGAAGCCGGTGATGGAGTTTTTGCTCGAACTGCTGCGCCAGCACGGGTTCGACCAGATTATGGTCAACGTCAGCCACCTGGCCAACGAGATTGAGGGGTACTTTCGCGACGGGCAGCGCTTTGGCGTGGAGCTGGCCTATTCCTTTGAGGGCCGCATCGAGGAAAATGGCGAACTGGTGGGCGACGCCATCGGCTCCGCCGGGGGCATGCGTAAGATTCAAGACTTTTCGCCCTTTTTTGACGACACCTTTGTGGTGCTCTGCGGCGACGCGCTGATCGATCTCGACCTCACCGAGGCCGTGCGCCGCCACCGCGAAAAGGGCTCCATCGCCACCATCATCACCAAAACCGTGCCTCTGAAGCAGGTGCCCAGCTACGGGGTGGTGGTTACGGATCCTGAGGGTCGGGTCAAATCGTTCCAGGAAAAGCCTTCGGTCGAAGAGGCCCTGAGCACCGAGATCAACACCGGCATCTACATTTTTGAGCCGGAGGTGTTTGACTACATTCCCTCGGGCGTGTCCTTTGACATTGGCGGCGACCTGCTGCCCAAGCTGGTGGCCAACGGTGCGCCGTTCTACGGCATTCCCATGGCGTTTGAGTGGGTCGATATTGGCAAGGTGCCGGACTACTGGCGGGCGATTCAGGACGTGCTCACCGGGGTGGTCAACCTGGTGGATATTCCCGGCCAGGAGATTCGCCCCGGCGTCTATGTTGGCCTCAACGTCAAGGCCAACTGGGACAAGGTCAACATCGAAGGGCCGGTCTACATTGGCGGCATGACCCACATCGAAGATGGAGCCACCATTGTTGGCCCCAGCGCCATCGGCAACAACTGCTCGATCTGCAGCGGGGCGATTGTCGATAAGAGCGTGATCTTTGAGTATTCGCGCATTGGCCCCGGCGTGCGCCTGGTGGACAAGCTGGTGTTTGGTCGCTACTGCGTCGATAAAACCGGCGCGTCTATCGATATGAAGGCTGCCGCCCTCGACTGGCTGATCACCGACACCCGCCAGGAGTTTCCGCTGGTGCCCCCGGTGGAGCATCGGGCGATCGCCGAACTGCTAGAGCAGCACATCTAG